The nucleotide sequence CGCCGCCAGGGCTTCACGATTCCGGAGGCCGCCGTGCGCGAAGGGCTGCGCGAGGTGCGCCGCCTCACCGGGTTTCTGGGCCGCTGGACCATCCTGGGCCGCCAGCCGCTGGTTATCTGCGACACGGGCCACAACGAGGCGGGCATTCGCTTCATCGTGGGGCAGCTGGCGCGCCTGCCGATGCAGCGGCTGCACTTTGTGCTGGGCGTGGTGAATGACAAGGATGTGAGCAAGATGCTGAGTCTACTGCCGCCGCACGCCACCTACTACTTCTGCCAGGCCAACATTCCGCGGGCCCTGCCAGCTGCGGAGCTGGCTGAGCGCGCCGCGGCCGTAGGCCTGCATGGTAGCGTGTACGGCCCGGTGCCGGTAGCCGTGCAGGCCGCCCGCGCCGCCGCCGGCCCCGATGATGTGGTGTTCATCGGGGGCAGTACCTTTGTGGTTGCCGAAGTGGACTTTTAGGGAAGTCGTTATTTGTTGTTCGTCGTTCGTTTTTCGGCGACTCATTGAACAATGAAAAACTACCGGCCCATTTGCTTCGAAAAACGAACGACGAACAACAAATAACGACCCAGTGCCCCGTATCAAACTCCAACGCTTCGCCGAAAACGCCGAACGGCCCGACATTGTAGAACCCGGCAAAGCCAATTACGAGCAGCTGCGCGGCCGCTGGCACGAAGACTTCTTCGGCACGCCGCACCCCATCACGCTGGAAGTGGGCTGCGGCAAGGGCGAATACACGGTGGGTCTGGCCGCCCGCTACTCGGAGCGCAGCTTTCTGGGGCTCGACATCAAGGGCGAAAGAATCTGGCGCGGCAGCAAGCGGGCCGAGGAGCAGGGTTTGCGCAACGTCGGCTTCGTGCGCACCCGGGCTCACGACCTGCTGCAGCATTTCGCGCCCGCCGAGCTAACTGAAATCTGGATAACCTTTCCCGACCCGCGCCCCCGCGACCGGGATATAAAGCGCCGCCTGACCTCGCCGCGCTTCCTCGACCTGTACCGGCAGATTCTGCAGCCCGGCGGCCTCGTGCACCTCAAAACCGACAACGAAGCCCTGTTCGACTACACCCTGGAAGTGCTAGCCGAGCGGCCCGGCGTACAGATCCTGGCCCAGACCAAAGACCTCTACGCCACGCCCGAGCTGCTCCCGCACGCCGAGGACATCGTCACGAACTTCGAGAGCAAGTACCGCGCCCAGGGCGTGCCCATCAAGTACGTGCAGTTTCAGCTAAGTTAGGTTCCCGCAAACAGCCAAGTCGGCTGCGTAGAACGCTCCGCGTCATAGTCGAAAGTATGCAACCGTTGCCCGTTCTGGATACTGCGCAGCTGTTCCCGGTGGTGGATGCGCACCTGATTGCGCTGCTGCGGACTCTGGCCCCGGCCGACTGGGAGCAACCTACGCTGGCCCCGCAGTGGCGGGTGCGCGACGTGGCCCTGCACCTGCTCGACGGAAACCTGCGGACCTTGTCCATGCTGCGCGACGGGCATTTTGGGGGCGCCGGGCCCGCCAGCCCGGCCTACGCCGACGTGGTGGAGTACCTCAACGGCCTCAACAACGAGTGGGTAGCTGCCGGCCAGCGTCTCAGCCCAGCCATCCTCACGTGGCTGCTGGAGCTGAGCGGGCCGGCCTACAGTGCCTACATCAGCTCGTTGCCGCCTTTTGAGGTGGCCGCCTTCCCAGTGGCCTGGGCCGGCGAAGAAACGTCCCTCAATTGGTTTCACGTAGCCCGCGAGTACACCGAAAAGTGGCACCATCAGCAGCAGATCCGGCAGGCGGTAGGGCAGGAGGCGGCGCTTTTCGCGCCTGAGCTGTATCAGCCGTTTCTGAGTACCTGCCTGCGGGCGCTGCCGCACCACTACCGCAAGGTGCCGGCCCCCGCAGGCGCGGTGGTGGCGCTGGCTATTACGGGCGCGGGGGGCGGCAGCTGGTATCTGCGGCGGGCCGAAACCAGCTGGGAGCTGGGCACCGGGTATACCGGGCCGGTAGCTACCCAAATCATACTGGACGGGAGCGTGGCGTGGCGACTGTTCACGAAAAGCCTGCCGCGCGAGCTGGCGGTACAGCACATGCAAGTGGAGGGCGACAGGGCGTTGGCCGACCCGCTGCTTGGTCTGATAACCGTGATGGCCTGACGGCCCGCTAGCGGCCTGAAGCTGGCAGGCCTACGCCTCCAGCTCCTCGAACACGGCTTCCAACTCGGTGAAGTCGCGCAGGCCGGGCTTGATTTCGTCGCCGCCTTCCAGCACGATGCCGGCGGGGCGCACCGTTTCCACCAGTTTCCGGACGGAGCCGCCGGTGCTGGCCGCAAAGCCGGCCCCCAGCCACAGCGGGAACATGCGGGCCTGTTGGATGAGGTGGGTCAGCTGGGTGGCCGAAAGCGGCTGGGCGGGCGGTGTGGCCAGCACGAAGCCGGCCAGATGGTGTTGCTGGTCGCGGAAACGGGTGTCCACGTCTTCGGGCAGCATATCCGGAATCCAGGAAACCAGCTTCTGGGTCGGCAGCAGCAGCTGGGCCAGGTCGGCGGGAGTGCGGCGCCGGTGCAGCAGCAGCCCGTGCAGGTTGCAGCGCTGGCCCAGCTCGTTGATGTCTTCAGCAGGCAGCTTCTCAAACTCGCCGACCAGCTCCACGCCGGCCACCCAGCCGCTGATTTCCTGCACGGCCTCGGGCGTGAGGTAGCCGGGCAGGGCCGGGTCGAGCAGGAAGGAAAGGCGGTCGGCCCCCATGCCGGCGCAGTAGCGGGCATCGGAGAGGTTGTTGATACCGCGCACCAGCACGGACGTAAGCAAGGCCATAGCAAAAACAGAATTAGACGGGCCAGCGGCTTAAAAGCGGCTGGCCGCAACGAACGGAGCGCGAAAGTACAGATTCCGGCCGGCCCGGCGCGTTTCTGCGGGCGGGTTTCGGCCGGGAAGAAACCACGAGCCCGCCGCGGTTGTTATCTTTGCCACTGCGGCCACGGGCCTTGACCCCGCGGGCGCCTCTTTCTATGACGCAATTTGCACCCTCGACGCCTGCCGCTCCGCGCGGCCGCGTCCTCGTCGCCATGAGCGGCGGCATTGATTCCTCGGTAGCGGCTGTGCTTCTGCACGAGCAAGGCTACGAAGTGGTGGGGATGACCATGAAAACCTGGGACTACGCCTCGGCCGGCGGCTCCAAAAAGGAAACCGGCTGCTGCTCCCTCGACAGCATCAACGACGCCCGCCAGATTGCCGTGGACCTCGGCTTTCCGCACTACATCATCGATATCCGGGATGAGTTCGGCGACTTCGTGATTTCCAACTTCACCGAGGAATACCTGGCTGGCCGCACGCCCAACCCCTGCGTGCTCTGCAACACCCACATCAAGTGGGACGCGCTGCTGCGCCGCGCCGACCAGCTCGGCTGCGAGTTCATTGCCACCGGCCACTACGCCCAGGTGCGCCACGAAGACGGGCGCTACGTCATCAGCAAAGGCCTCGACGAAAACAAAGACCAGAGCTACGCGCTGTGGGGCGTCAGCCAGGAAAGCTTGGCCCGCACATTGTTTCCGCTGGGCAAGATGCGCAAAACCGAAATCTATGACGAGGCGCGCCGCCGCGGCTTCACCGAGCTGGTGAACAAGCCCGAGAGCTACGAAATCTGCTTCATTCCCGACAACGACTACCGGGGCTTCCTGCGCCGCCGCGTGCCGGGCCTAGAGGAGCGCGTGGCGGGCGGCAAGTTTGTGTTGCGCGACGGCACCGTGCTTGGCACCCACGAAGGCTACCCGTTCTACACCATCGGGCAGCGCAAAGGGCTGGGCGTGGCGCTGGGCTACCCGGCCTACGTCACCGAAATCCGGCCCGATACCAACGAGGTGGTGCTGGGCAATTTCGATGACCTGGCCAGCTCGCGCACCACGGTGGGCAAGCTGAACATGGGCAAGTTTGCCTCGCTGGAAGGCCGCGGGCTGGTGCCGAGCCGCACCAAAGTGCGCTACAACCACAACGGCGGCGCGGCCGCCTTCCTGGAGCAGATCGGCGACAAAATCCACGTGTACTTCGAGGAGCCCGTGCACGCCGTGACGCCCGGCCAGGCCGCCGTGTTCTACGACGGCGACGACGTAATTGGCGGCGGCTGGATTGAGCGTCACACCATCGGCGAAACTCCCGTATCTTCGGAAGCCGCGGCCGCCTGTTAGGCCGCCCCTATTTACATCTATGACTGTGGGTTCAACTGTTATTTCCGGGCTGCGGGCCCGCCGCTGGCTGGTGCCGGCTCTGCTGACGCTGGCCGTGGCCGGCTGCCAGAACGAAACCGAAACCGTAGCGCCCACCGACACCAGCTACTACCAGCCGGAAGTCGGCCAGTTTCGGATTTATGAGGTGACCGATACGCTCTGGAACAACTATGTGCGCCAGCCGCAGCCCCGGTTTCAGTTTCGGGAGCGGGTGGAGGAGAAGTTCACCGACGCCAGCGGCCGCACGGCCTACCGCGTGGTGCGCGCCCGCCGCAACTCGCCCACCGACGCCTGGCGCGACGACAGCGTGCTGGTGGTGAGCCCCTCGGCCACCAATGTGCTGGTGACCCGCAACAACCGCCGCACCGTGGAGCTGGTGTACCCGGTGCGCACCGGCTACTACTGGAACCTGAACGCCTTCAACGAGCAGAATCCGGTGGATAAGGCCGATGCCCACTACAAGCAGGTGGAAGCGCCGTTCACAACTACCAGCGCCGCCGGCCAGACCACCACGTATCCGAAGACGGTCATGACCGGGCTGCGCGAAACTGATGCGGAAGATGGCGGCGAGTACATCAACGCCTTCTACTATTTCCGCAACCGCCAGGTGTATGCCGCTGGGGTGGGGCCGGTGTACCGGAGCCGCCGCCGCTTCATCTACTGCCCGCCCGGCAACTGCGTGCCCGACCCTACGCGGCCCTTCACCGGCTCCACCCGCACCGAAGTTCTGATAGAGTCTGGCCGCTAGCCAGGCTGGTTACCCTTCGTATTGGATGCTGACTGTACAGCCGCCGCCCCGTTATTACGGGCGGCGGCTGTTCTGTTGTAGGCCCGGTTGGCAGGAGCTGGCTTTGTCGGAGTACGAAGCCAAATTCGTATCTTCCGGCACGTCTACCAGCTGAGTTTTCCATGCAACACTCGTATTCCGCCTTGCTGGCGGGTTTATTTTTGGCGGCCGCCAGTGCCGCGCTGCCCACTGCCACTCAGGCCCAGGCCATACCGGCTTCCGGCCAGGCCAACACCGTGCGCAAACACCTGGTGTATTTCCGCGACAAAGCCGGCACGCCTTTCACCGTGAGTCAGCCGCAGGCCTACCTGTCGGCGCGGGCCGTGCAGCGCCGTACCCGCCAGAACATTGCCGTGCAGCCCCGCGACCTGCCCGTAACGCCCGCCTACGTGACGCAGCTGAAGGCCGTGCCGGGCGCCACCGTGTGGTACACCTCGCGCTGGTTCAACGCCGCGGTGGTTTCCTGCGATTCGGCCACGCTGCGCAACCTGCAGGCGCTGCCGTTTGTGCGCAGCGCCACCACGCTCACCCGCACGGCCGCCGCTGGCCCGGCCCCGGTGCGGCCCCGCAGCTTCGAGGATGCTGCCGACCCCACCCTGGACCGCACCCAGGCCAATCCGGTGTATGGCACCGCCTACAAGCAGGCCCAGATGATCGGGGCCGTGTCGCTGCACAACGCCGGCTTCCGGGGCGAGGGCATGCAGATTGCCGTGTTCGACTCCGGTTTTCCGGGCGTCAACCAGACCGCGCCGTTTGCCGCCATGCGCACGGAAAACCGCCTGGCCGACGTCTACAACTTTGTGGAGCGCAACGCGGCTGTGTACGGGCGCGACAGCCACGGCACGCACTGCCTGTCCACCATGGCCGCCAACCAGACGGGCGCTTTCGTGGGCACCGCGCCCAAGGCCACGTTCCGGCTCTACATCACGGAGAACATCATCGGCGAAAACCCCATTGAGGAAGTCAACTGGCTGCTGGCTGCCGAGCGCGCCGACTCGGCCGGGGTGGACGTTATCAGCTCCTCGCTCGGCTACAGCACCTTCGACACGCCCTACGGCAACTACACCTACGCCGACCTGAACGGGCGCACCACCATCAGCACCCGCGCCGCCACGCTGGCTGCCCGCGCCGGCATGGTGGTGGTGAACTCGGCCGGCAACGAGGGCAACAGCGCATGGCAGCGCATTCTGGCCCCCGCCGACGCCGACTCCATTCTGGCCGTGGCCGCCGTCGACTCGTTTGGCCGGCGGGTGGGCTTCAGTTCCATTGGGCCCAGCGCCGACGGCCGCATCAAGCCCAACCTGGCTGCTATGGGTTCCCAGACCGCCATTGTGAACACGGCCGGGCAGCCCACGCGGGGCAGCGGCACGTCGTATGCCTGCCCGGTGCTGGCCGGCATGGTGGCCTGCTTCTGGCAAGCCAACCCCACGCTCACAGCCCAGCAGGTCATCAGCTTTCTGCAGCGTTCGGCTTCGCAGGCCGCCGCACCCAACAACCTGCTCGGCTATGGGCTGCCCAATGCCGTGGCGGCCTACACGCTGGCCAACCCCGGCGTGCCGCTTTCTACTGGTAGTCCCAAAGCCGTGACGGGCCAACTGGTGGTATACCCGAATCCGGTGAAAGGCGAGGAGCTGAATTTGGAAGTAAGTGAGGCGCTGCGCGGCAAGCCGCTGCAGGTGCGCTTCTACGATGCCCGGGGCGCGCTGGTAGCCGAGCAGAAGCTGCCCGCCACCACCGCCGCCGTGCTACGGCTGCAGCCCGGCCCGCTGGCCAAAGGTGTGTATACCTGTGACGTAACGGCCGGCGACACCATCCGGCGCACGGTGCGGTTTGTGAAGCAATAAATAGCCAGCCATATTAGTAGCGTAAGCGAATAATTTTAGTACCTTGGAAAGGAATTCGGACGAACCGGATTCCTTTCTTTTTTTCAGGGGAAAATCTCCCACAAGCCGCAATACCATGTTGCAAATGATGATTTCGAAGCGTCTGGGGCGTCGCCAGTTCCACTTCACCGTGCAGGGAGCCAATCTGCACGAAGTCGTAACCGAGTATGAGCGGCTCAGCTTTCCGGATGTGGCCAAATGCGGCATCTGCGGTTCCGACAACCTCGACCTGACCGCCCGCGTGGCCCAGGACAAGTTCAAATACACCTCGCTCCGCTGCCTGGACTGCCGCGCCGACGTCACGTTCGGCAAGCGCCAGGAAGACGACCAGACGTATTTCCTGCGTAAAAACGAAGAAGGCAAGCTCGACTGGCGCGCCTATGACAAGAGTAACTGAGTAGTGGAGTAACTGAGTGCTGTGTGGTACTCACAGGATAGAAGAGGCGCCGGCGGCAACGTCCGGCGCCTTTTTTTGTGGAAACCGGCCGGCGGTAGAATACCAGACGGGGGCAGTTGGTCGTTTGGGTGAGCAGCCTGAAATGCCTGGCATGCCAGCGGCTAACTTTTATTGTATACTCCGCTACTCCACTACTCAGTTACTCTTTACTCTTTCTACCTTCGCGGTATGACTCAAAACCGCCGCCCGATGCCGTTGCTGGCTCCTTCTTTGCTTGCTGCCGACTTCGGCAACCTCCAGGCCGAAACTGAGCGCCTCGCCGGCAGCGCCGCCGACTGGCTGCACTGCGACGTGATGGACGGCCGCTTCGTGCCCAACATCTCCTTCGGCATTCCGGTGCTGCAGGCCATTCACCGCCACGCCAAGCAGCCGCTCGACGTGCACCTGATGATTGAGGAACCCCAGCACTACCTGAGCGCCTTCCGCGACGCCGGCGCCCACAACCTCACCGTGCACTACGAAGCCTGTACGCACCTGCACCGTGTTATTCAGCAGATCAAGCAGCTGGGTTGCAAGGCCGGCGTGGCCCTGAACCCGCACACGCCCGTGGGCGTGCTCGAAGACGTGGCCGCCGACCTGGACCTGGTGTGCATCATGTCGGTGAACCCCGGCTTTGGCG is from Hymenobacter yonginensis and encodes:
- the trmB gene encoding tRNA (guanosine(46)-N7)-methyltransferase TrmB; amino-acid sequence: MPRIKLQRFAENAERPDIVEPGKANYEQLRGRWHEDFFGTPHPITLEVGCGKGEYTVGLAARYSERSFLGLDIKGERIWRGSKRAEEQGLRNVGFVRTRAHDLLQHFAPAELTEIWITFPDPRPRDRDIKRRLTSPRFLDLYRQILQPGGLVHLKTDNEALFDYTLEVLAERPGVQILAQTKDLYATPELLPHAEDIVTNFESKYRAQGVPIKYVQFQLS
- a CDS encoding maleylpyruvate isomerase N-terminal domain-containing protein: MQPLPVLDTAQLFPVVDAHLIALLRTLAPADWEQPTLAPQWRVRDVALHLLDGNLRTLSMLRDGHFGGAGPASPAYADVVEYLNGLNNEWVAAGQRLSPAILTWLLELSGPAYSAYISSLPPFEVAAFPVAWAGEETSLNWFHVAREYTEKWHHQQQIRQAVGQEAALFAPELYQPFLSTCLRALPHHYRKVPAPAGAVVALAITGAGGGSWYLRRAETSWELGTGYTGPVATQIILDGSVAWRLFTKSLPRELAVQHMQVEGDRALADPLLGLITVMA
- a CDS encoding beta/alpha barrel domain-containing protein, whose amino-acid sequence is MALLTSVLVRGINNLSDARYCAGMGADRLSFLLDPALPGYLTPEAVQEISGWVAGVELVGEFEKLPAEDINELGQRCNLHGLLLHRRRTPADLAQLLLPTQKLVSWIPDMLPEDVDTRFRDQQHHLAGFVLATPPAQPLSATQLTHLIQQARMFPLWLGAGFAASTGGSVRKLVETVRPAGIVLEGGDEIKPGLRDFTELEAVFEELEA
- the mnmA gene encoding tRNA 2-thiouridine(34) synthase MnmA, with the protein product MTQFAPSTPAAPRGRVLVAMSGGIDSSVAAVLLHEQGYEVVGMTMKTWDYASAGGSKKETGCCSLDSINDARQIAVDLGFPHYIIDIRDEFGDFVISNFTEEYLAGRTPNPCVLCNTHIKWDALLRRADQLGCEFIATGHYAQVRHEDGRYVISKGLDENKDQSYALWGVSQESLARTLFPLGKMRKTEIYDEARRRGFTELVNKPESYEICFIPDNDYRGFLRRRVPGLEERVAGGKFVLRDGTVLGTHEGYPFYTIGQRKGLGVALGYPAYVTEIRPDTNEVVLGNFDDLASSRTTVGKLNMGKFASLEGRGLVPSRTKVRYNHNGGAAAFLEQIGDKIHVYFEEPVHAVTPGQAAVFYDGDDVIGGGWIERHTIGETPVSSEAAAAC
- a CDS encoding S8 family peptidase; this encodes MQHSYSALLAGLFLAAASAALPTATQAQAIPASGQANTVRKHLVYFRDKAGTPFTVSQPQAYLSARAVQRRTRQNIAVQPRDLPVTPAYVTQLKAVPGATVWYTSRWFNAAVVSCDSATLRNLQALPFVRSATTLTRTAAAGPAPVRPRSFEDAADPTLDRTQANPVYGTAYKQAQMIGAVSLHNAGFRGEGMQIAVFDSGFPGVNQTAPFAAMRTENRLADVYNFVERNAAVYGRDSHGTHCLSTMAANQTGAFVGTAPKATFRLYITENIIGENPIEEVNWLLAAERADSAGVDVISSSLGYSTFDTPYGNYTYADLNGRTTISTRAATLAARAGMVVVNSAGNEGNSAWQRILAPADADSILAVAAVDSFGRRVGFSSIGPSADGRIKPNLAAMGSQTAIVNTAGQPTRGSGTSYACPVLAGMVACFWQANPTLTAQQVISFLQRSASQAAAPNNLLGYGLPNAVAAYTLANPGVPLSTGSPKAVTGQLVVYPNPVKGEELNLEVSEALRGKPLQVRFYDARGALVAEQKLPATTAAVLRLQPGPLAKGVYTCDVTAGDTIRRTVRFVKQ
- the rpe gene encoding ribulose-phosphate 3-epimerase, which translates into the protein MTQNRRPMPLLAPSLLAADFGNLQAETERLAGSAADWLHCDVMDGRFVPNISFGIPVLQAIHRHAKQPLDVHLMIEEPQHYLSAFRDAGAHNLTVHYEACTHLHRVIQQIKQLGCKAGVALNPHTPVGVLEDVAADLDLVCIMSVNPGFGGQAFIPNTLRKVAALKELLVDCGSSALIEIDGGVTSENASALVEAGADVLVAGSFVFNAPDPVATLAELRAQLAATVGAEEARR